One part of the Sneathia vaginalis genome encodes these proteins:
- a CDS encoding chromate transporter, with protein sequence MLIYLQLYFVFFEIGLFAFGGGYAALPLIQEYIVNKHGWINAKTMLDIVSISQMTPGPIAINSATFVGLTIGKLPGAIIATLGVVTPQIIILTIFLKVIGTDNKYVKFMLKGISITIVALIAVTSIDLARSAVFENINVITILVFVLGLILYYKGVNLIKLIVFSGIIGFLGVLIHA encoded by the coding sequence ATGTTAATATATTTACAACTATATTTCGTTTTTTTTGAAATAGGATTATTTGCCTTTGGTGGTGGTTATGCAGCACTACCATTAATACAAGAATATATTGTTAATAAACATGGGTGGATAAATGCAAAAACCATGTTGGACATTGTATCTATTTCTCAAATGACACCAGGTCCTATTGCGATAAATTCAGCAACATTTGTGGGATTGACTATTGGAAAACTACCAGGTGCTATAATAGCAACATTAGGTGTTGTAACACCACAAATAATAATATTAACAATATTTTTAAAAGTTATAGGTACAGATAACAAATATGTTAAGTTTATGTTAAAAGGTATATCAATAACAATAGTTGCTCTAATAGCAGTAACAAGTATAGACTTAGCAAGATCAGCTGTTTTTGAAAATATTAATGTTATTACAATATTAGTATTTGTACTAGGTTTAATTTTGTACTACAAGGGAGTTAATTTAATAAAATTAATTGTTTTTTCAGGGATTATAGGTTTTTTAGGAGTATTAATTCATGCTTAA
- a CDS encoding dihydrofolate reductase, protein MLKIIVATGKNREIGKDNKLLWHLPEDLKHFKNLTKNSTVIMGYNTYLSIGRPLPNRKNIVICDKDIEIEGVIIYNDLKKCLSENTDAYIIGGQSIYEQTLDYVSELHISYIDKAYEDADTYFPEYEDKFKLKYSEKKTGFEYRVYEKME, encoded by the coding sequence ATGCTTAAAATAATAGTGGCAACAGGTAAAAATAGAGAGATAGGTAAAGATAATAAGTTATTATGGCATTTACCAGAGGACTTGAAACATTTTAAAAATTTAACTAAAAATTCAACTGTAATTATGGGATATAATACATATCTTAGCATAGGTAGACCTCTACCAAATAGAAAAAATATAGTGATTTGTGACAAGGATATTGAAATTGAAGGTGTCATAATATATAACGATTTAAAAAAATGCTTATCTGAAAATACAGATGCATATATTATAGGTGGACAAAGTATTTATGAACAAACACTAGATTATGTATCTGAGTTACATATTAGCTATATAGATAAAGCATATGAAGATGCAGACACATATTTTCCAGAATATGAGGATAAGTTTAAATTAAAATATAGTGAGAAAAAAACAGGCTTTGAGTATAGAGTATATGAAAAAATGGAGTAG
- the mgtA gene encoding magnesium-translocating P-type ATPase — protein MRKNVNKRISSYIFRSFVTPFSTILFCLALLSSLTQKIFLFLVILLSGLIHFTQELRAKIITDKLLKLVNTKVKVLKDDKVIEISSEQLKLDDKIVLEAGDRIPADVKLLETSDFFVSQSVITGESGIVEKRATNTAFSGTSVVGGRAVAKVIALGKSTVYGNLAINNVVKKRRFDEGAKSISIVLVKFMAILLPIVFLILGITKGLWLRAFVFSLSVAIGLTPELLPMVISACLAKASSSLYKKKTIVKNINAMQALGSMDVLCVDKTGTLTKDEVILEYYLDILGNESQKVLDFAYLNSYYHTGAKNHLDRAVLKCENAYLKKLVNEYNKIDEIPFNNEKKYASVQVNDLIILKGAYKEILKKCSYIEYKGKIIKIEDDKQESVRHIVDEMTEDGMRVLAICYKKTNKTYIDDEDDYILLGYISFFDAPKSSATSSISKLNNLNIDIRILTGDNKGTTIAVCKRIGIKCNKVLTGEQIDKLEGDDVYTTIESTNIFVELSPKHKAKIVEILQKNGHFVGFLGDGMNDLPAQLKANVSISVDNAVTALKDSADIVLLKKDLNILEDSIIEGRKAFVNMVKYIKITASSNFGNICAIVCASIFLPFYPITSVQILLVNTLYDILCLILPWDNVDKELIKRPLEWSGKTLERFMIYFGPLSLIFDILTFFFLYKILAPSVAGTNYKQVVSICQTGWFLETLWTQVLILHLLRTEKIPFIQSKPSKLAMFTTISGLILLSLLTISPLGNLIGFTTLPLSYYIFLAVIVLSYMILVTIFKIFYVRKYKKLL, from the coding sequence ATGAGAAAAAATGTAAATAAAAGAATTTCATCATATATTTTTAGATCTTTTGTAACTCCATTTTCAACTATACTTTTTTGTTTGGCATTGCTTTCATCTTTAACGCAAAAAATCTTCTTATTCTTAGTCATACTATTAAGTGGACTAATACATTTTACTCAAGAATTAAGAGCAAAGATAATAACAGACAAGTTATTAAAGTTAGTTAATACAAAAGTTAAAGTATTAAAAGATGATAAGGTTATAGAAATAAGTTCGGAGCAACTAAAATTAGATGATAAGATTGTATTAGAAGCAGGGGATAGAATACCAGCTGATGTAAAATTGTTAGAAACATCAGACTTTTTTGTGTCCCAGTCCGTTATAACTGGTGAGAGTGGCATAGTAGAAAAAAGGGCTACTAATACAGCTTTTTCAGGTACTAGTGTAGTTGGAGGTAGAGCAGTAGCCAAGGTTATTGCCCTAGGTAAGTCTACAGTATATGGGAACTTAGCTATTAATAATGTAGTTAAGAAAAGACGTTTTGACGAAGGTGCAAAATCAATCTCTATAGTACTAGTAAAATTTATGGCAATATTGCTACCAATAGTTTTTCTTATTCTAGGTATAACTAAGGGTCTTTGGTTAAGAGCATTTGTATTTTCATTATCTGTTGCTATAGGATTGACACCAGAATTACTTCCTATGGTAATATCTGCTTGTTTAGCAAAGGCAAGTAGTAGCTTATACAAGAAAAAAACTATAGTTAAAAATATAAATGCAATGCAGGCTTTAGGGAGTATGGATGTATTGTGTGTAGATAAGACTGGTACTCTAACAAAAGATGAAGTTATACTTGAATATTATCTAGATATTTTAGGTAATGAATCACAAAAAGTATTAGACTTTGCATATTTAAATAGTTACTATCATACGGGTGCAAAAAATCATTTAGATAGAGCAGTCTTAAAGTGTGAGAATGCATATTTAAAAAAATTAGTTAATGAGTATAATAAGATAGATGAAATCCCTTTTAATAATGAGAAAAAATATGCTAGTGTGCAAGTAAATGACTTGATAATTTTAAAAGGGGCATATAAGGAAATACTAAAAAAATGTTCATATATCGAATATAAAGGTAAAATAATCAAAATTGAAGATGATAAGCAAGAAAGCGTAAGACATATAGTAGATGAGATGACAGAAGATGGAATGAGAGTCTTAGCTATTTGCTATAAAAAAACAAATAAAACATACATAGATGATGAGGATGATTACATATTGTTAGGATATATTTCATTCTTTGATGCTCCAAAAAGTAGTGCAACTAGTTCCATATCTAAACTAAATAATTTAAATATAGATATTAGAATCTTAACGGGTGATAATAAAGGGACAACCATAGCAGTATGCAAAAGAATAGGTATAAAATGTAATAAGGTACTAACAGGAGAACAGATAGATAAGCTAGAGGGTGATGATGTATATACTACAATAGAATCTACTAATATTTTCGTAGAATTAAGCCCTAAACATAAGGCAAAAATAGTGGAAATTTTACAAAAAAATGGACACTTTGTAGGATTTTTAGGAGATGGTATGAATGATTTACCAGCTCAGTTGAAGGCTAATGTAAGTATATCTGTGGATAATGCTGTAACAGCTTTAAAAGATAGTGCAGATATTGTGTTGTTGAAAAAGGACTTAAATATATTAGAAGATAGTATAATAGAAGGAAGAAAAGCCTTTGTAAATATGGTTAAATATATTAAGATAACAGCATCATCTAATTTTGGAAATATTTGTGCGATAGTTTGTGCTAGTATATTTTTACCATTTTACCCCATAACTTCTGTGCAAATTCTTTTAGTTAATACATTATATGACATACTATGCTTAATTCTACCTTGGGATAATGTAGATAAAGAATTAATCAAAAGGCCACTAGAATGGTCTGGTAAGACATTAGAAAGATTTATGATATATTTTGGGCCTTTAAGTTTGATATTTGATATATTAACTTTCTTCTTCTTATACAAAATATTAGCACCAAGTGTAGCAGGAACTAATTACAAACAAGTTGTAAGTATATGTCAAACTGGATGGTTTTTAGAAACATTATGGACACAGGTTTTAATATTACATCTTTTAAGAACAGAAAAAATACCATTTATTCAAAGTAAACCATCAAAATTAGCAATGTTTACAACAATAAGTGGATTAATATTACTAAGTCTATTAACTATAAGTCCTTTGGGTAATTTGATAGGATTTACTACATTGCCACTTAGTTATTACATATTCTTAGCAGTAATAGTTTTATCATATATGATTTTAGTAACCATTTTTAAAATCTTTTATGTAAGAAAATACAAGAAGTTATTATAG
- a CDS encoding winged helix-turn-helix domain-containing protein gives MKKNIEHLIIDSLTIEKIIEEYENTNVLTESLKNLLSEDIQMLVIEKKDSEKRNNGVIQIQDLSIYPIARKILKKDEEIFLTPKEFDILLFLAKNRGEVFTKEQIYTAVWADDYLMDDSNIMAFIRKIRKKIEDNPDNPKYILTIWGIGYKFNEK, from the coding sequence ATGAAAAAAAATATAGAACATTTAATAATAGATAGTCTAACTATAGAAAAAATAATTGAAGAATATGAAAATACCAATGTATTAACAGAGTCTCTAAAAAACCTATTATCCGAAGATATACAAATGTTGGTTATTGAAAAAAAGGATAGCGAAAAAAGAAATAATGGTGTAATACAGATACAGGACCTATCTATTTACCCTATAGCAAGAAAGATATTAAAAAAAGATGAAGAAATATTTTTAACACCTAAGGAATTTGATATACTATTATTCCTAGCTAAAAATAGGGGAGAAGTTTTTACAAAAGAACAAATATATACAGCAGTTTGGGCTGATGACTATTTAATGGATGATAGTAATATAATGGCATTTATACGGAAAATAAGGAAGAAAATAGAAGATAATCCTGATAATCCTAAGTACATTTTAACTATTTGGGGTATAGGTTACAAATTTAATGAAAAGTAA